A window from Eubalaena glacialis isolate mEubGla1 chromosome 1, mEubGla1.1.hap2.+ XY, whole genome shotgun sequence encodes these proteins:
- the LOC133093804 gene encoding steroid 17-alpha-hydroxylase/17,20 lyase isoform X3: MIGHYQLAREVLLKKGKEFSGRSKVLTLDILSDNQKGIAFADHGAVWQLHRKLAQNAFALFKDGNLKLEKIINREASLLCDSLATRHGESINLSEHLSLAVTNIISFICFNFSFKNEDPALKAIYKFNDGILEAQGKEILSDIFPGFKIFPSKALEKIKSCVRMRNELLSEILEKSKENFTSDSITNLLDILIQAKVNADNNNAGPEQDSKLLSDRHMLTTIGDIFGAGVETTTSVIKWIVAFLLHYPPLKKRIQDDVDQNIGFNRAPTISDRNRLVLLEATIREVLRIRPVSPTLIPHKAIVDSSIGDLTIDKGTDVVVNLWALHHSEKEWHRPDLFMPERFLDPTGTKLISPSLSYLPFGAGPRSCIGEMLARQELFLFMAWLLQRFDLEIPDDGKLPSLEGNPGLVLQIDPFKVKIKVRQAWKEAQAEGSTS; the protein is encoded by the exons TTGACTCTAGACATCCTGTCAGACAACCAAAAAGGCATCGCCTTCGCCGACCATGGTGCCGTCTGGCAGCTGCATCGGAAGTTGGCACAGAACGCCTTTGCCCTGTTCAAGGATGGCAACCTGAAGCTAGAGAAGATCA TTAATCGGGAAGCCAGTTTACTGTGCGACTCCCTGGCCACCCGGCATGGAGAGTCCATAAATCTGTCGGAGCATCTCTCTCTGGCGGTGACCAACATAATCAGCTTTATCTGCTTCAACTTCTCCTTCAAGAATGAGGATCCTGCCCTGAAGGCCATATACAAGTTCAATGATGGCATCCTGGAGGCTCAGGGCAAGGAGATTTTGTCAGACATATTCCCTGGGTTTAAG ATTTTCCCCAGCAAGGCCCTGGAAAAGATAAAGAGTTGTGTTCGAATGCGAAACGAATTGCTGAGTGAAATCCTTGAAAAAAGTAAG GAGAACTTCACCAGTGACTCCATCACTAACTTGCTGGACATACTGATCCAAGCCAAGGTGAACGCAGACAATAACAATGCTGGACCAGAACAGGATTCAAAGCTGCTTTCAGATAGACACATGCTCACCACCATAGGGGACATCTTTGGGGCCGGTGTGGAAACCACCACCTCTGTGATAAAGTGGATTGTGGCCTTCCTGCTACATTATCCTCCA TTGAAGAAGAGGATCCAGGATGATGTCGACCAGAATATAGGTTTCAATCGCGCACCAACTATCAGTGACCGGAACCGCCTTGTCCTGCTGGAGGCCACCATCCGAGAGGTGCTTCGAATCCGGCCTGTGTCCCCCACGCTCATCCCCCACAAGGCTATCGTTGACTCCAG CATTGGTGACCTTACCATTGACAAGGGCACAGATGTTGTGGTCAATTTGTGGGCACTGCATCACAGTGAGAAGGAATGGCACCGGCCCGACCTGTTCATGCCCG AGCGCTTCTTGGACCCCACGGGGACCAAGCTCATCTCGCCATCGTTAAGCTACTTGCCCTTCGGAGCAGGACCCCGCTCCTGCATAGGTGAGATGCTAGCCCGCCAGGAGCTCTTCCTCTTCATGGCCTGGTTGCTGCAGAGGTTCGACCTGGAGATCCCGGATGATGGGAAGCTACCCTCTCTGGAGGGCAACCCCGGTTTAGTCTTACAGATCGATCCTTTCAAAGTGAAGATCAAGGTGCGCCAGGCCTGGAAGGAAGCCCAGGCTGAGGGTAGCACCTCGTGA